AAAGTATCCGCCATTAAAGACTGCCGCCTTAAAATCAGCAATAAGCCAAGAATTGGCGTAATACACGACATGGCTAAGCCTGCGATTAATGCTCGCTGGATGAAGTCATACTGAAGCATCTCCATGGCACACCCTCCTCTCGAATCAAACGAATTTCGCGGTCATAATACCCTTCAATTTCCATATCCGCATGCGTCACCATCAAAACCGTCTTATTATGGACCTTGCAACTATGCTTTAATAAACGATAAAAGTTCGTTCGGGTATTCGTATCCATGCCCGTTGTCGGCTCGTCCAAGACGAAGAAGTCCGGATCCGTCGCAAAAGTACGCGCAATGTTAATGCGTTGCTTTTGCCCACCAGACAATTCCCCGATTTTACGATTGCGAAAAGCTTCCATGCCAACGGATTCCAGCGCCCGATCGACATGGGCGTGGTCATTGGCGTCAAGCTTTCGGAACCAACGATTCTTGGGATAACGTCCCGATTCCACCAATGCTTGAACTGTACTCGGGAAGCCTGCATTAAAGGACGTAATATCTTGCGGAATATAGCCGACACTTAACGGCTCACCTGATTCGTTCTTCTTAGCCAAAGTAATCGTACCAGTGGCCGGACGCAGCAGACCTAATATATTCTTCAATAGGGTAGACTTAGCTGCCCCATTCTCGCCAGTTAAGATGACGAACTCACCACTATGGATGGTGAAATTTATATCATCTAAGACCTTCTCTTCAGCATAATAGAAAGATAGGTCTTCGACATTTAATATTTCCACTTTCTCACCTAATTTCTGTAAAACGTAACCGTTACTCTTTGTCTATGCTATCTTAATCATTTTGCCGGTCGATGTCAATCTAAATACCGGTTTACTTCTATATTTATTTGCGGTAGGATGGGGTGGAAACTAAAGGAGGTAGATTAGATGAATTGGTTTATATTGTTGCAGGTTTTTGGGATTAATTTGGTTTACATTGTTCTCAATACCATCCGAACGCTTCTGACTATGCGTGGCTATCGTAACATTGCGCCTTTTATTGCCATTGTTGAGACAACTATTTATACTGTCGGACTTTCAATTGTCATGCAATATATTCAGGAGAATGTACTCTACCTCTTTGCCTATGCCTTCGGCTTTGGCCTAGGGATTTACCTGGGAATTCTGATTGAAAATCGAATTGCCCTAGGTTACTCGGCCTTACAAATCTTTATTAAAGGAGACAATCATTATCTGGCAGAAGCCCTCCGTGAACGCGGTTATGGGGTCACCTTGCAACCGGGATATGGCCGAGACGGCGACCGTTTGATTTTAACAGTCTTAACACCTCGTTCCAGCGAAGTTGCCTTACGCAATACCCTGGATGAGATTGACCCGGATGCTTTCTATATCTCCTATGATGCTAAATATATTCATGGTGGCTTCTGGACGAAGCGGATTAACCGTCGCAAAATCCAAGCCCAAACGACACCGGCAACAAC
This region of Suicoccus acidiformans genomic DNA includes:
- a CDS encoding DUF2179 domain-containing protein produces the protein MNWFILLQVFGINLVYIVLNTIRTLLTMRGYRNIAPFIAIVETTIYTVGLSIVMQYIQENVLYLFAYAFGFGLGIYLGILIENRIALGYSALQIFIKGDNHYLAEALRERGYGVTLQPGYGRDGDRLILTVLTPRSSEVALRNTLDEIDPDAFYISYDAKYIHGGFWTKRINRRKIQAQTTPATTEAVHVSDADTLSKEEYIDD
- a CDS encoding metal ABC transporter ATP-binding protein — encoded protein: MEILNVEDLSFYYAEEKVLDDINFTIHSGEFVILTGENGAAKSTLLKNILGLLRPATGTITLAKKNESGEPLSVGYIPQDITSFNAGFPSTVQALVESGRYPKNRWFRKLDANDHAHVDRALESVGMEAFRNRKIGELSGGQKQRINIARTFATDPDFFVLDEPTTGMDTNTRTNFYRLLKHSCKVHNKTVLMVTHADMEIEGYYDREIRLIREEGVPWRCFSMTSSSEH